A stretch of the Photobacterium toruni genome encodes the following:
- the dsbC gene encoding bifunctional protein-disulfide isomerase/oxidoreductase DsbC — protein sequence MHFIRRTVLATTIALTAFSAVAKPDVTAITKQLSTIGLTPSSITASPMAGVNEVVTERGVVYTSDDGQYFLAGHLYQNTGAEPVNLTEQKMAQLNKAKLAGMDKDMIVYPAKNEKYVVTVFTDTSCGYCRKLHNEMQGYNDAGITVRYLAFPRGGERSSNFNQMSAIWGAKDRAKAMHDAKSGTFDESKITPRPDLVMEQYQLGVAMGVNGTPAIVLEDGTMIPGYQPPAALLQLLKSKAKS from the coding sequence ATGCATTTTATTCGTCGCACTGTGCTAGCCACGACCATTGCACTGACTGCTTTTTCTGCAGTAGCAAAGCCTGATGTAACGGCTATTACTAAGCAACTATCAACTATTGGTTTAACACCAAGCTCAATTACAGCTTCGCCAATGGCGGGTGTAAATGAAGTTGTGACTGAACGTGGTGTTGTTTATACCTCTGATGACGGACAATATTTTTTAGCGGGTCATTTATACCAAAATACCGGAGCTGAACCTGTGAATTTAACTGAGCAAAAAATGGCACAGTTAAATAAAGCTAAATTAGCGGGTATGGATAAAGACATGATTGTTTATCCTGCTAAAAATGAAAAATATGTAGTAACAGTATTTACCGATACTAGCTGTGGTTACTGCCGTAAATTGCATAATGAAATGCAAGGTTATAACGATGCTGGCATTACGGTACGTTACCTTGCTTTCCCTCGGGGCGGAGAACGTTCAAGTAACTTTAATCAAATGAGTGCAATTTGGGGCGCTAAAGATCGTGCAAAAGCAATGCATGATGCTAAAAGTGGCACTTTTGATGAATCAAAAATCACGCCACGTCCTGATTTAGTGATGGAACAATACCAATTAGGTGTTGCGATGGGCGTTAACGGTACACCTGCGATAGTACTTGAAGATGGCACTATGATTCCAGGATACCAACCGCCAGCCGCATTGCTACAGTTATTAAAGAGCAAAGCGAAAAGCTAA
- the rppH gene encoding RNA pyrophosphohydrolase: MIDGDGYRPNVGIVICNGHGQVFWARRYGQHSWQFPQGGIDEGETPEQAMYRELYEEVGLTKKDVRIIASSRHWLRYKLPKRLVRWDSKPVCIGQKQKWFLLSLECDESKVNMQRGVTPEFDGWRWVSYWYPVRQVVSFKRDVYRRALKEFAAVAMPFKEWKERKFKRIKNKRN; the protein is encoded by the coding sequence GTGATTGATGGCGATGGATACCGCCCTAATGTTGGGATCGTTATCTGCAATGGCCATGGGCAGGTATTTTGGGCTCGACGATATGGACAACATTCTTGGCAATTTCCGCAAGGTGGCATTGATGAAGGTGAAACGCCTGAGCAGGCTATGTACCGTGAATTGTATGAAGAAGTAGGTTTAACCAAAAAAGATGTCAGGATAATTGCGTCAAGCCGACACTGGTTACGTTATAAATTACCGAAGCGTCTTGTGCGGTGGGATTCAAAACCTGTTTGTATCGGTCAAAAGCAAAAGTGGTTTTTGCTGAGTTTGGAATGCGATGAGTCCAAGGTCAATATGCAGCGTGGTGTAACACCTGAGTTTGATGGTTGGCGCTGGGTAAGTTATTGGTACCCAGTAAGACAAGTCGTCTCTTTTAAACGTGATGTATACCGTCGTGCGTTAAAAGAGTTTGCAGCTGTTGCAATGCCATTTAAAGAATGGAAAGAACGTAAATTTAAACGCATTAAAAATAAGCGCAATTAG
- the recJ gene encoding single-stranded-DNA-specific exonuclease RecJ encodes MIEIKRRPVADPQGFSSAIPSILQRIYASRGITHDAELERGAKGLLNYNQLYGMADAVALLVTALANNTRIIIVGDFDADGATSSALSVLALKMLGCHNVDYLVPNRFDDGYGLSPEVAQQAIARGAELIMTVDNGVSSISGVAAAKAQGVQVLVTDHHLPGDCLPAADAMVNPNLNQCGFPSKALCGVGVAFYLMLALRAELRNNGWFEQQALAVPNLAELLDLVALGTVADVVALDGNNRILVHQGLQRIRAGKCRPGIQALIEVANRDPARLVASDLGFALGPRINAAGRLDDMSFGVELLLCDNIQAARRMASELDALNQTRKEIEQGMKEEGLAICERLQFNHQNMPYGLVLFQRDWHQGVIGILASRIKDKYHRPVIAFADAGNGEIKGSCRSIAGLHMRDVLDVVDTQHPGMILKFGGHAMAAGLTIPEAQLDAFSAAFDTTVREILDEDALQGVLLSDGELQPSELTLEIAEILRAGGPWGQQFPEPTFDGNFRLLHQKLVGGKHLKMMVEPLVGGCVIDAIAFNVDLKRWPDASVQQIELAYRLDINEFRGNRSVQLMVEHLAAK; translated from the coding sequence ATGATAGAAATTAAGCGCCGTCCTGTTGCCGATCCTCAAGGCTTCTCTAGTGCGATCCCTTCCATTTTACAACGTATTTATGCTAGCCGTGGTATCACTCATGATGCTGAACTTGAACGCGGTGCAAAAGGATTGCTTAATTATAATCAGCTTTATGGTATGGCTGATGCCGTAGCGTTATTAGTGACTGCGCTCGCTAATAATACGCGAATTATTATTGTGGGTGATTTTGATGCCGATGGTGCCACCAGTTCCGCATTATCTGTGCTGGCATTGAAAATGTTGGGTTGCCATAACGTTGATTACCTCGTGCCAAATCGATTTGATGATGGTTATGGACTAAGCCCTGAAGTAGCACAACAAGCGATTGCTCGTGGTGCAGAGCTTATCATGACGGTGGATAACGGTGTTTCTTCGATTAGCGGTGTTGCAGCGGCAAAAGCACAAGGGGTACAAGTACTTGTTACTGATCATCACCTGCCAGGCGATTGTTTACCTGCCGCTGATGCAATGGTAAACCCTAATCTTAATCAATGTGGTTTTCCATCAAAAGCATTATGCGGTGTTGGTGTTGCATTCTATTTAATGTTGGCGCTGCGAGCAGAGTTACGTAATAACGGCTGGTTTGAACAACAAGCACTGGCTGTGCCTAATTTAGCTGAATTACTTGATTTAGTGGCGCTGGGTACAGTTGCAGATGTGGTGGCCTTAGATGGTAATAACCGCATTCTTGTTCATCAAGGATTACAACGTATTCGTGCGGGAAAATGTCGTCCGGGTATTCAAGCATTAATTGAAGTGGCTAATCGTGATCCCGCCCGTTTAGTAGCAAGTGATCTTGGTTTTGCTTTAGGACCACGGATCAATGCGGCTGGGCGACTAGACGATATGTCATTTGGGGTTGAATTGCTCTTGTGTGACAATATTCAAGCCGCCCGTCGTATGGCATCAGAACTTGATGCACTCAATCAGACTCGCAAAGAAATCGAACAAGGAATGAAAGAAGAAGGGCTCGCTATTTGTGAACGGTTACAGTTTAACCACCAAAATATGCCTTATGGCTTAGTGCTGTTTCAACGTGATTGGCACCAAGGGGTGATTGGTATTTTAGCTTCACGAATCAAAGATAAATACCATCGTCCAGTGATTGCTTTTGCTGATGCGGGCAATGGCGAAATTAAAGGATCTTGTCGTTCTATTGCTGGTTTACATATGCGTGATGTATTGGATGTGGTTGATACACAACATCCAGGAATGATTTTAAAATTTGGTGGCCATGCGATGGCTGCTGGACTAACGATTCCTGAGGCCCAACTTGATGCATTTAGTGCGGCATTTGATACTACGGTACGTGAAATTTTAGATGAAGATGCACTGCAAGGTGTATTACTCAGCGATGGTGAATTACAGCCTTCTGAATTGACGCTTGAAATTGCAGAAATATTACGAGCTGGTGGGCCATGGGGACAACAATTTCCCGAACCAACATTTGACGGTAATTTTCGATTATTACACCAAAAGCTGGTGGGAGGTAAACATCTAAAAATGATGGTTGAGCCTTTAGTTGGTGGCTGTGTGATCGATGCAATTGCATTTAATGTTGATCTTAAACGCTGGCCTGATGCTTCTGTGCAACAAATTGAATTGGCATATCGGCTCGATATTAATGAATTTCGCGGTAATCGTAGTGTGCAGTTAATGGTTGAACATTTAGCAGCAAAATAA
- a CDS encoding sigma-54-dependent transcriptional regulator, with protein sequence MTIGTVKKPKAVISNNLVVFGGSNQKWLPAMESAGWLCHRCYDLRTAETLLLEIGPCIGVVDLSHDDFSIHSFSVMVNRNKQVRWIAIVRDEQLANEAIGQFIVNFCLDYFSMPVPSERLLQTIGHQIGMLNLERQVWPQLGNFGQQGLQGSTAVMKKLRDQVKRIALSDVSVVISGEIGTGKILVADAIFQASARAKQPVIRVNCETMTTDWMIDTEHGVQSVFEAANYGVLVLEEFTALTDACQQSLYQVLVDGSYCGSDGNAIAIDMRIISVTHHSFDHLVALTSLRRELYFRLNVVSITVPPLRERSDDIILLAEFLLLKYARQYNSVAKNLSEKAQAMLLQYPWPGNVQELICQIKRAVLLAENKCIEADQLDIPRLIDDKLSLKKVREESERNALLTVLENNKGQISAAARELGVSRATMYRLLNKHELIPPSRCFRQSHA encoded by the coding sequence ATGACAATCGGGACTGTAAAAAAACCTAAGGCTGTTATTTCTAATAACTTAGTTGTTTTTGGTGGCAGTAATCAAAAGTGGCTACCCGCAATGGAAAGTGCTGGTTGGTTATGTCATCGTTGCTACGATTTACGTACAGCAGAAACATTATTATTAGAAATTGGACCTTGTATTGGTGTTGTTGATCTTAGCCATGATGATTTTAGTATTCATAGCTTCTCCGTAATGGTAAATCGTAATAAACAAGTCCGTTGGATTGCGATTGTACGTGATGAGCAACTTGCTAATGAAGCAATAGGGCAATTTATTGTTAATTTCTGCCTTGATTATTTTTCAATGCCTGTTCCGTCCGAGCGATTATTACAAACCATTGGTCATCAGATTGGTATGCTTAATTTAGAGCGTCAAGTGTGGCCACAACTGGGTAATTTTGGTCAGCAAGGATTGCAAGGTTCAACTGCCGTTATGAAAAAATTACGCGATCAAGTTAAGCGGATTGCATTAAGTGATGTATCGGTAGTTATCAGTGGTGAAATTGGTACCGGTAAAATATTAGTTGCAGATGCTATTTTTCAAGCTTCAGCGCGCGCAAAGCAACCTGTAATACGGGTGAATTGTGAAACCATGACGACAGATTGGATGATTGATACCGAGCATGGGGTGCAATCTGTTTTTGAAGCGGCAAATTATGGTGTGTTAGTACTTGAGGAATTTACGGCATTAACAGATGCTTGCCAGCAATCTTTATATCAAGTGTTGGTTGATGGGAGTTACTGTGGCTCTGATGGTAATGCGATTGCCATCGATATGCGGATTATCTCGGTAACACATCACTCGTTTGATCATCTAGTGGCATTAACCAGTTTACGACGTGAATTATATTTTCGTTTAAATGTTGTTTCAATTACCGTACCACCGTTACGTGAACGCAGTGATGATATTATCTTGTTAGCTGAATTTTTGTTATTAAAATATGCCCGTCAATATAATAGTGTTGCTAAAAATTTATCCGAAAAGGCTCAAGCGATGTTATTACAATATCCATGGCCGGGTAATGTACAAGAGCTTATTTGCCAAATAAAACGAGCGGTATTATTAGCAGAAAATAAATGCATTGAAGCCGATCAGTTAGATATTCCACGCTTGATTGATGATAAGTTAAGCCTCAAAAAAGTACGTGAAGAATCTGAACGAAATGCATTATTGACAGTGTTAGAAAATAATAAAGGCCAGATATCTGCTGCTGCACGTGAATTAGGCGTATCACGGGCAACAATGTACCGTTTATTGAATAAACATGAGCTAATTCCGCCATCTCGTTGTTTTCGTCAAAGCCACGCTTAG
- the mutH gene encoding DNA mismatch repair endonuclease MutH: MITKTPQSPPKTEAELLYRAQQLAGMTLGELAAIAGIIPPPNLKRDKGWVGQLLEWHLGATAGSKPVPDFIDLGIELKTIPISYQGRPLETTFVCVAPLIGVQGLQWQHSHIRQKLARVLWMPVEGERDIPLEDRHVGSALLWSPSVEEEAQLQQDWEELMDLIVLGQVESITARHGEVLQLRPKAANSKVLTEAYGANGQPIKTLPRGFYLKKQFTGQLLQQHFI; the protein is encoded by the coding sequence ATGATCACAAAAACACCCCAATCTCCTCCAAAAACGGAAGCTGAATTACTTTATCGAGCTCAGCAATTAGCGGGCATGACATTAGGTGAATTAGCAGCGATAGCTGGAATTATTCCTCCTCCCAACCTTAAACGCGATAAAGGTTGGGTAGGCCAATTATTAGAATGGCACTTAGGGGCAACAGCAGGCAGTAAACCTGTTCCTGATTTTATAGACCTTGGCATTGAACTTAAAACAATACCAATTAGCTACCAAGGCCGACCATTAGAAACGACTTTTGTCTGTGTTGCTCCTTTAATTGGCGTACAAGGCTTACAATGGCAGCACAGTCATATTAGACAAAAACTAGCACGCGTATTATGGATGCCAGTTGAAGGCGAGCGCGATATTCCACTTGAAGATCGTCATGTAGGCTCAGCGTTATTATGGAGTCCAAGTGTCGAGGAAGAAGCACAATTACAACAAGACTGGGAAGAATTAATGGATTTGATCGTGCTAGGACAAGTAGAAAGTATTACAGCTCGTCATGGTGAAGTACTGCAATTACGCCCAAAAGCGGCAAATAGCAAGGTACTCACTGAAGCTTATGGCGCCAATGGTCAACCCATTAAAACATTACCCCGTGGCTTCTACTTAAAAAAACAATTTACAGGACAACTATTACAACAGCACTTTATTTAA
- the prfB gene encoding peptide chain release factor 2 (programmed frameshift): MFEINPIKNRLEDVSVRTDTLRGYLDYDAKKERLEEVNAELEQPDVWSEPERAQALGKERAALEAVVETIDLLDQGVEDVAGLLELAVEEYDQETFDEIEPELAELEAKLAKLEFRRMFAGDHDSSDCYLDLQAGSGGTEAQDWTSMMLRMYLRWADAKGFKSEIIEISDGDVAGLKSVTVRISGEYAYGWLRTETGVHRLVRKSPFDSGGRRHTSFASAFVYPEIDDNIVIDINPSDLRIDVYRASGAGGQHVNTTESAVRITHLPTNLVVQCQNDRSQHKNKDQAMKQLKAKLFEYEMQKQNAEKQASEDTKSDIGWGSQIRSYVLDDSRIKDLRTGVENRNTQAVLDGDLDRFIEASLKSGL, encoded by the exons ATGTTCGAAATTAATCCTATAAAAAACCGACTTGAGGATGTGTCAGTACGTACTGATACCCTTAGGGGGTACCTT GACTATGATGCTAAAAAAGAGCGTCTAGAAGAGGTCAATGCAGAGTTAGAGCAACCAGATGTATGGAGTGAACCTGAACGCGCTCAAGCGTTAGGTAAAGAACGTGCAGCATTGGAAGCAGTAGTGGAAACCATTGACTTATTAGATCAAGGCGTTGAAGACGTTGCAGGTCTACTTGAGTTAGCGGTTGAAGAATACGACCAAGAAACTTTTGATGAAATTGAACCTGAATTAGCAGAACTTGAAGCAAAGTTAGCTAAATTAGAATTTCGTCGTATGTTTGCAGGCGATCACGATAGTTCAGATTGCTATCTTGACTTGCAAGCAGGTTCTGGTGGTACTGAAGCACAAGATTGGACATCAATGATGCTCCGCATGTATTTGCGTTGGGCTGATGCTAAAGGCTTTAAGAGCGAAATCATTGAAATTTCTGATGGCGACGTTGCAGGTCTTAAATCTGTCACAGTACGTATTAGCGGTGAGTATGCTTATGGCTGGTTACGGACTGAAACAGGTGTTCACCGCTTAGTACGTAAATCACCTTTTGACTCCGGCGGCCGTCGTCATACTTCATTCGCATCAGCATTTGTGTATCCAGAAATTGATGACAACATCGTGATTGATATCAATCCTTCTGATTTACGTATTGACGTATACCGTGCATCAGGTGCGGGTGGTCAACACGTCAACACCACTGAATCTGCGGTACGTATTACACACTTACCAACAAACCTTGTTGTACAGTGTCAGAACGATCGCTCTCAGCATAAGAACAAAGATCAAGCAATGAAGCAATTAAAAGCGAAATTGTTTGAATATGAAATGCAGAAGCAAAATGCTGAAAAGCAAGCCAGTGAAGATACTAAATCAGACATTGGTTGGGGTAGTCAAATCCGTTCTTATGTATTGGATGACTCTCGCATAAAAGATTTACGTACTGGGGTGGAAAATCGAAACACCCAAGCAGTATTGGACGGTGATTTAGACCGTTTTATTGAAGCTAGCTTGAAATCAGGTCTTTAA
- the lysS gene encoding lysine--tRNA ligase: MTDQVQDENKLIAERRAKLDMIRKGCKANGHPNDFRRDSLAADLEAKYGEMTKEELEQAGHVFAIAGRIMAKRGPFLAIQDVSGRIQAYASKDVQKELKEKYSGLDIGDIIGVKGALHKSGKGDLYIEMDSYELLTKALRPLPEKFHGLTDQEMRYRQRYVDLIVNDDSRRAFIIRSKVVSAIRNFMVTKNFMEVETPMMHVIPGGATARPFVTHHNALDIDMYLRVAPELYLKRLVVGGFERVFEINRNFRNEGLSPRHNPEFTMMEFYMAYADYHDLMDLTEEMLSSVAIDVLGSSKMPYGEFEVEFAGPYARISMLDAIKQYNPDHAEIQALTYEGVADRELMVKIAKSVHVEVESFWTCGQLLEEIFGETAEPQLMQPTFITEYPADISPLARRNDENPFITDRFEFFIGGREVANGFSELNDAQDQDQRFKAQVNAKDAGDDEAMYYDADYITALEHGLPPTAGQGIGIDRLVMLFTNTHTIRDVILFPAMRPQLNN, encoded by the coding sequence ATGACTGACCAAGTACAAGATGAAAATAAACTGATTGCTGAACGTCGTGCTAAATTAGACATGATCCGCAAAGGTTGTAAAGCAAATGGCCACCCAAATGATTTCCGTCGTGATAGTTTAGCGGCAGATCTAGAAGCAAAATACGGTGAGATGACTAAGGAAGAGCTTGAACAAGCCGGTCATGTATTTGCAATTGCTGGTCGTATCATGGCTAAGCGTGGTCCTTTCCTTGCAATTCAAGATGTATCTGGCCGTATTCAGGCTTATGCATCTAAAGATGTTCAGAAAGAACTAAAAGAAAAATATTCTGGTCTAGATATCGGTGACATCATCGGTGTTAAAGGGGCGCTACACAAATCGGGTAAAGGTGATCTTTACATCGAAATGGATAGCTACGAGTTGCTAACTAAAGCACTACGTCCATTACCAGAAAAATTCCATGGTCTAACTGACCAAGAGATGCGTTACCGCCAACGTTATGTTGATCTTATTGTAAATGACGATTCTCGTCGTGCATTTATCATTCGTTCAAAAGTGGTTTCAGCGATTCGTAATTTCATGGTAACAAAAAACTTCATGGAAGTTGAAACGCCAATGATGCACGTGATCCCTGGTGGTGCAACAGCACGTCCATTTGTGACTCATCATAATGCATTAGATATCGACATGTACCTACGTGTTGCGCCTGAGCTTTACCTTAAGCGTCTAGTGGTTGGTGGTTTTGAGCGTGTGTTTGAAATTAACCGTAACTTCCGTAACGAAGGTCTATCTCCACGTCATAACCCTGAATTCACCATGATGGAATTCTACATGGCGTATGCTGATTACCATGATCTAATGGATCTTACTGAAGAAATGCTAAGCAGCGTTGCGATTGATGTGCTAGGTTCTTCAAAAATGCCTTACGGTGAGTTTGAAGTTGAATTTGCTGGCCCTTACGCGCGTATCAGCATGTTAGATGCAATCAAGCAATACAACCCTGATCACGCAGAAATCCAAGCATTAACTTACGAAGGCGTTGCTGATCGTGAGCTAATGGTTAAGATTGCTAAGTCAGTGCATGTTGAAGTTGAAAGCTTCTGGACGTGTGGTCAGCTATTAGAAGAGATCTTTGGTGAAACTGCTGAACCTCAACTAATGCAACCAACATTCATTACTGAATACCCAGCAGACATCTCACCACTTGCTCGTCGTAACGATGAAAATCCATTCATTACTGACCGTTTTGAATTCTTCATTGGTGGTCGTGAAGTGGCAAATGGTTTCTCTGAGCTTAACGATGCTCAAGACCAAGACCAACGCTTTAAAGCACAAGTTAATGCTAAAGATGCAGGTGATGATGAAGCGATGTACTATGATGCAGACTACATTACTGCGCTAGAGCATGGCTTACCACCAACAGCTGGTCAAGGTATCGGTATTGACCGTTTAGTGATGCTATTTACTAATACACATACTATTCGTGACGTTATTTTGTTCCCGGCAATGCGCCCACAACTAAATAATTAA
- the ptsP gene encoding phosphoenolpyruvate--protein phosphotransferase produces the protein MLTQLREIVDKVVSAHTLIDALDQLVSNTTQVMTTDCCSVYIADHQRQIYTLMATQGLNKSRRRISLRFDEGLVGLVGQRAEPLNVADARVHPHFKHLPGIGEESFRSFFGTPIIHQRQVLGVIVVQQREQREFTESEESFLVTLAAQLAGILAHAKAQGMWFEKGNRLHLTGSAASSGVAIAKAWWDDTQPLLDHVAPASCLDIHAEQERLTIAIDAAAKEFRRLRKRFDSDLQKETLAIFDLFSHLLNDPLLRADLKTHIDRGDQAEWAVRQVVETYSNRFANMKDQYIRERARDICELGQRLLYFLCDNKPNEQQWNEPIVLLTRELTAAMIASVPAGKLAAVVAQDGAANSHAAILSRALGIPTIMGVDFTPHTVHNNRVVVDGYRGDLLVNPNRYVLAEYRRLLREDDELEKIVECDQQQQAMTKDQQRIMVHINAGLSADSHFALNKGIDGVGLYRTEVPFLLQRSFPSEEEQINQYRTILHTYPHHPVVMRTLDIGGDKPLPYLSIEEDNPFLGWRGIRFTLDHPEIFMIQVRAMLRASIGLNNMDILLPMISGINEFDDAKAIIERAYTDVAQTAAAAGQQLYKPRIGIMIEVPSMLYQLHALVGRVDFISVGSNDLTQYLLAVDRNNARVANVYDALHPAVLHALKHIVDSAKKYQLPVCVCGELAGDPIGALLLVGMGYRSLSMNARNVAKIKYILRHINSIDMTALTTQVLKVDVADDVRQLTTAFIEQHQLGGFIRAGNK, from the coding sequence ATGCTGACACAGCTAAGAGAAATTGTTGACAAGGTTGTCAGCGCCCACACATTGATCGATGCATTAGATCAATTAGTCTCAAATACGACTCAGGTAATGACGACTGACTGTTGTTCAGTATACATTGCCGATCATCAGCGTCAGATTTATACCTTGATGGCAACACAAGGGTTAAATAAGTCACGGCGACGCATTAGTTTACGCTTTGATGAAGGGTTAGTAGGGTTAGTCGGACAACGAGCCGAGCCATTAAATGTTGCTGATGCTCGAGTACATCCCCATTTTAAACACCTTCCAGGGATCGGAGAGGAATCTTTTCGATCCTTTTTTGGTACACCTATTATACATCAGCGCCAAGTCCTTGGTGTTATTGTGGTTCAACAACGCGAGCAACGTGAATTTACCGAAAGTGAAGAATCTTTTTTAGTTACCCTTGCGGCGCAGTTAGCGGGTATTTTAGCCCATGCTAAAGCGCAAGGAATGTGGTTTGAAAAAGGTAATCGACTTCATTTAACCGGTTCTGCGGCGTCCAGTGGGGTCGCGATTGCTAAAGCATGGTGGGATGATACTCAACCCTTACTCGATCATGTTGCACCAGCATCATGTTTAGATATTCATGCAGAGCAAGAACGGTTAACCATTGCAATTGATGCGGCAGCGAAAGAATTTCGTCGCTTACGAAAACGCTTTGATAGTGACTTACAAAAAGAAACTCTCGCGATTTTTGATTTATTTAGTCATTTACTCAATGATCCGTTATTACGGGCTGATCTAAAAACACATATTGATCGCGGCGATCAAGCTGAATGGGCCGTTCGACAAGTGGTTGAAACCTATTCAAATCGATTTGCCAATATGAAAGATCAATATATTAGAGAACGGGCTCGTGATATTTGTGAGCTTGGGCAGCGACTATTATATTTTTTATGTGATAACAAACCAAATGAACAGCAATGGAATGAACCCATTGTCTTGTTAACTCGAGAATTAACTGCTGCGATGATTGCTTCAGTGCCTGCTGGAAAGCTTGCTGCTGTGGTTGCACAAGATGGTGCTGCTAATTCTCATGCCGCTATTTTATCTCGCGCTTTAGGTATTCCTACTATTATGGGCGTCGATTTCACGCCACATACTGTCCATAATAATAGGGTTGTTGTTGATGGCTACCGTGGTGATTTGTTAGTGAATCCTAATCGGTATGTACTGGCTGAATATCGGCGCTTATTGCGTGAAGATGATGAGCTTGAAAAGATCGTTGAATGCGATCAACAGCAACAGGCGATGACCAAAGATCAACAACGGATCATGGTACATATTAATGCTGGATTAAGTGCAGATTCTCATTTTGCGTTAAATAAAGGTATTGATGGCGTTGGTTTATACCGTACTGAAGTACCATTTTTATTGCAACGAAGTTTCCCCTCTGAAGAAGAACAAATTAACCAATATCGCACTATTTTACACACTTATCCTCATCACCCCGTGGTTATGCGAACGCTAGATATTGGCGGTGATAAACCGTTACCTTATTTATCAATAGAAGAAGATAACCCGTTTCTTGGCTGGCGTGGAATTCGATTTACGCTTGATCACCCTGAAATATTTATGATTCAAGTACGAGCAATGCTAAGAGCTAGTATTGGCTTGAATAATATGGATATTTTATTACCCATGATTTCGGGTATTAATGAATTTGATGATGCCAAGGCAATTATTGAACGGGCGTATACTGATGTTGCTCAAACCGCAGCGGCTGCGGGACAGCAATTGTATAAACCGCGAATTGGGATCATGATTGAAGTACCATCAATGTTATATCAACTCCATGCATTAGTCGGGCGGGTTGATTTTATTTCGGTGGGTAGTAATGATTTAACCCAATATTTATTAGCGGTTGATCGTAATAATGCACGAGTAGCTAATGTGTATGATGCATTACATCCTGCCGTTTTACATGCGTTAAAGCATATCGTAGATAGTGCTAAAAAATATCAATTACCGGTGTGTGTATGTGGAGAATTAGCAGGGGATCCTATTGGCGCATTGTTACTAGTGGGGATGGGCTATCGCTCATTGAGTATGAATGCACGTAATGTTGCGAAAATTAAATATATTTTACGGCATATTAATAGCATAGATATGACAGCATTAACGACTCAAGTGCTAAAGGTTGATGTTGCTGATGATGTGCGTCAATTAACGACAGCATTTATTGAACAGCATCAGTTAGGTGGATTTATTCGAGCAGGTAATAAATAA